AAGGGCTCCGGGAACAAGGAGGACATCACCATCGAGGGCGGCGCTGGCCTCTCCGACGAGCAGATCGAGGAGATGCAACAGGAGGCCGAGGAGCACGCCGAGGAAGACGAGGAACGCCGCAAGGAGATCGAGGCCCGCAACGAGGCCGAGGCCTCCGTCCGCCGCGCCGAGACGCTCCTCGAGGAGAACGACGAGCAGATCGACGACGATCTGAAGGCGACCATCGAGGAGAAAATCGAGGACGTCGAAGCGGTCCTTGAGGACGAGGACGCCGGCCGAGAGGACTACGAGGAGGTCACCGAGGCCCTCTCCGAGGAACTCCAGGAGATCGGCAAGGCGATGTACGAGGAGCAGGCCCAGCAGGCCGCCGGTGGCGCAGCAGGTGCCGGCGCGGCGGGTGCTGGTCCCGGCGGCGCAGCCGGTGCCGGCCCGGGCGGTGCGGCGGGCGCCGGTCAGGAAGGCGAGTACGTCGACGCCGACTTCGAGGACGTCGACGACGAAGAGCAAGACGAGGAGTAACGCTAGTCGGGTCTGTCGAGTCAGTCGCCTGGTCTCGGCGACCCTATCTCATCGAACTCGAGTGAAAAAGTCGGACTTATCTGCCCGAATTTTGTGTTCTACAGCGTCGCCAGAATTTCCGGCGGTACCAGGACACTGTCGATCCGGTGGACGACGCCGTTCGACGCTTCGATGTCGAAGTCCGGCGCGTCGATGGTCGCCCCGCCGAGTTCGTCGCCACCGCCGTTGAGGTCGAGACCGTCGACGTCGACTGTGCCACCGTTTTCCATCTTGATTTTCGAGGCGTTGACTACCGACTCCGAGTAGCGTCGGCCGTTGGTGACGTGGTACAGAAGGACTTCTGTGAGACCGCCGACACCGAGCGCACCGACGACGTCGTTCAGGTCTTCGATATCGTCATCGAGCACGCTATCTAGTACTCCGATCAATTCGACAAACGCGTCGTTGTCAGGTGCGAACACGGTGTACTGTCGGTTGCCGTCAAGCACGCTGTCGAGGCCAGCCACTTCGAGAGCCTCCTGAAGGCTGCTGAAGTCCGAGTCACCCTTGACGATGTCGAGAATCGTCCCTTCGGCACTCGCTCCGTCTCGTCGTCCCTTCCCTCGCGCTGCTGCCGTTCCGACACCAGTTGTGAACAGTATACCTGCGCCTCCGACCGCCTTCAGTACGTTTCGTCGGTTCATGTCTGCCATGTTGCAACGAATAGATGTATCTGAGAATATATAGTTGGGGTTCCCCACCGGTTAGGTACCAGTCAATAAGAATGCAGGTACCGCGAGGTAGGACCGGGAACGGAACCGATTGGTACGTACTCGGATAGTGTTGGCTGTTAGATACCTAACGAACGGATTCAATCGGTGAAGTTCCCTGCGGCCCGGTCCCAGTCCCACGAGAGATACCGGAGGGATGGACTCGTACCCTCGGGAATCACGTCGTACCTACGAAGGAAGTCACGCGTGCCGCTCCCGCCGTCGAAGTCGCCGCGGTACCAGAGAAAGAGGCGGGGCACGCTGACGGTATCGCGCTCGGCGTCGTACTCCACGGTCCGGTCGAGGTACGTCCGGGTCGCGAGGTCGAGTTGCTCGTCGACGGCGTCGGGGTCGTACGCGCGGATTGCCGGGCAGCTCATTGCCCCGCAGTTGAGCGCGAAGTGGATGCGCGGGTCCAGCGGGGTGATAGTGTAGCGTTTCTCGAAGGAGCGCTGGAACAGCGAGGGGGTGTAGCCCATCGTGTACTTCGACCGCAACGCCCGGAGGATGCCGTCCTCGATATCGTTGAGCGAGAGGTCGGTCCCGCCGACGGTCACCGCCCTCGCCCTGAAGAAGCGGACGAACCGAAGCGAGCTCTCGTAGAGGGCTGGCCGGCGGTCCAGCAGGAGCTGCGTCCCGGCGTTGTAGAGGTTCGTCCAGAATGCGAGTCCAGTCGTTCGGTCCTCGCGGACGGGTGCCAGGGCCTCGTCGTCGAAGGCGGCCAGCGCGTCGAGGAAGGGCGTCGGGTCGGCCCCCGTTCGGATCGCGGCCAGCAGCTCCGTCGCCACGGCGGTCGGAGAGAGCCCGTCCGTGTCCACCGCCTCGGCCGGCTGGCCACCGGTAGTGCCCCCCTCGCCGGTTCCGACGGTGGTATCTGACATAGGAGAGGAAGGTCCTCGCGGCTGAAAAAGTGTTGGTCGGTCTGGCACGCAGTCCGCCCAACGGCCCGCGAGCACGTCCGTGGAGGATGTGGTGTGAACTATGCACGCACCCACCACGCTTACCGAACAGCAGTCCTGAAGGCCGGTATGAGTCACGCCGACGACCCACTCACGACGACCACGAGCCTCTGCCCGCATTGCCTCGAACAGGTCCCTGGGGCGTACGAATCCCGCGATGGCGGGGTCTACCTCACGCGGGAGTGTGAGATCCACGGGACCACGAGCAGGCAGGTCTGGGGGAGCCTCGACCACTGGGAGTGGGCCGGGCAGTTCGCGCCCGAGTTCGACGCGAGCGAGGGGCCCGTCGACCTGACCGTCGACCACGACCACGCCTGCCTGGCTATCGTCGAAGTGACCGAGGACTGCAACCTCTCCTGTGATTTCTGCTTCGCCAGTTCCGGCCCCGGCGGGACGCAGAACCCCTTCGAGGACGTGCTTCACCTGTTGGACGTCATCGAAGACCAGGGCGGTCCCCGGCCGGTCCAGTTCTCCGGCGGCGAACCGACCGTTCGCGACGACTTGCCCGAACTCGTCGCGGCGGCCGCCGACCGCGGCTTCGAACACGTCGAAGTGAACACGAACGGCCTCCGTCTGGCCCGGGAGGACGGCTACGCCCAGCGGCTGGCCGACGCCGGCGTCACGGCCGTCTACCTCCAGTTCGACGGCCTCGAACGCGAGACGTACGTCGACATCCGCTCGGCCGACATCCTCGAGTTCAAGCACGCCGCCATCGAGGCCTGCCGGGCGGCCGACCTCCCCATCATCCTCGTGCCCACGCTGGTTCCCGGAACCAACGAACACGAGATGGGCGACATCGTCGAGTTCGCGCTTGAGAACGCCGACGTCATCCGCTCGGTCAACTTCCAGCCGGTGGCCCACTTCGGCCGCTACGAGCGCAACGACGGGCGCTTCTCGCTGGACGAGGCCGCCCGCCTGCTGACCGAGCAGTTCGACGCGCTGGCGGTCGAAGATATCCTCCCCGCGCCGTGTTGCTCGGCGTACTGTCAGATTGGTACCGCGCTGCTGCCCCGGGCGGACGGGCCGCCGCTTCCGCTGACGCGGTTCATCACCGAGGGACTGTGGGACTCCGTCTCGGGGATGGTCGACGAGGGGGACTATATGGAGCTGCTCGCGGGTACCGCGGCCGGCCAGGATCTGGCCTGCAGCGCGGCGGGGTGCTGTGGCGTCGACGTTCCAGACGCGGCCGACGACCTGTTCGACTCGGTCGTTCCCATCTCCATCACTGGCTTCATGGACGCCGACGCGGCCGACGTGAACCGACTGGAGAACTGCTGTCTGTCGGTCCCGACCCCGGACGGCGACCTGGTGCCGTTCTGTGGCTACAACATGACGACCGAGGACGGCGAGTACGCCCTGCGGAACCGCAACGGTTGGGGCGGCCGGGAGACGGTCGCGGGCAGCGAGCAGTACGCCGACCCCGAGGTCGCCGGCGAGGAGGCACCCGACGAGACCCTCGGAGAGAGCAACGACTGATGTTCCCCTCCGTCGATTCGGCGCTGGCGAACCCCTGGGGGACGATGCGACTCGTCGTCGGCGAGCCGTTGCATCCCGGGGGCGACGAGGCTACGGCGGCCCTGCTGGACCGGGCCGACGTGACCGCGGGCACGCGCCTGCTGGACGTCGGCTGTGGGGCCGGCAACGCACTCTCGCTCGCTCGCGAGCGGGGCGCTGATGCCATCGGCATCGACCTCAATCCAGTCGGCGAGCGGACGCTCCGGGGAGACCTGGAACACCTCCCGGTCAGGACCGGCGGGGTCGACGTCGTGCTGGCGGAGTGCGTGCTCTGCTTGGCCGACGACCTCGACGGTGCGCTGGCCGAAGCCCACCGCGTACTCCCCGACGACGGCCGCCTGGCCCTCTCGGACGTCGTCGTCGAGGGCGACCTCCCTGGCGTCCCGGCCCGCGTCGAAGAAGCCCTCTGCCTGACCGGCCAACGCAAACGGGCGCACCTCCGCGAACGGGTCGACGCGGCCGGTTTCGACGTCGGCGAGGTCCGGGACCACCGCGAGGCCCTGCTCGAGATGCGCGACCGAGCACGGCGCCGGGTCGACTACGAGGGGCTCTTGGGGGCGATGGGGTCCGACGGCGAGGCCCTGCTGGACGCGATACGGGCACTCGAAGGGGCGATAGAGAGCGGCGATGTCGGCTACGTCTCGCTGGTGGCGTCGCCAGTGTAGCGCGACCGGGTCGGGTCCAGCGAGCGGCCGCCGTTCCAGCATTCGAAGGCGTTATACGCTCACGCGCGAGTCACGCTGGTATGAGCGACTGGGCGGACTGGAACCACATCGTGAAGATAGACCCCGACAAGACGCTCGTCGACGGGGAGACCTACGAGGACGTGGCCGCCACCGGAACCGACGCCATCGAGGTGGGTGGGACGACGGGGATGACCGAGGAGAAGATGACTCGGGTGGTCGAGGCCTGCGGGAAGTACGACATCCCGGTGTACATCGAGCCGTCGAACCCCGCCTCGGTGGTCCACAGCGACCGCCACGACGGCTATCTCATCCCTGTCGTGATGAACGCCGGCGACGTCACCTGGATCACGGGCGCCCACAAGGAGTGGATCCGCATCGACGACGAGATCGACTGGTCGCGGACGTTCACCGAGGCCTACATCGTCATGAACCCCGACGCCTCCGTCGCGACGTACACGCAGGCCGACTGTGACCTGGAGGCCGACGAGGTAGCCGCCTACGCCGAGGCCGCCGAACACCTGCTGGGCCAGGAGATCATCTACGTCGAGTACTCCGGGATGCTCGGCGACACCGAGAAAGTCGCCGCTGCCCATGACATCCTCGACGAAGCGACCCTCTTCTACGGCGGTGGCATCCACGACTACGAGTCGGCCCGGACGATGGCCGAGCACGCGGACACCATCGTCGTCGGCGACCTGGTGCACGACGAGGGCGTCGACGCCGTCCGCGAGACCGTCGAGGCCGCCAACGACGCTACCGCGGCGACTCCCACCGACTGACGCCGACAGGCTCTTTTTGCCTACGCGGCCCGTAACCGGGTTATGACTTCCCTCCTGGCCGTCGTCTTCGACCTCGATGGCACCCTGTGTGAGTCGACACAGGACGGGGCCGACCTGTACGCCGCCGCCTTCGAGTCGGCCGGACTGGACCCGTTCGGCGCTGTCGGCGACCTCTGGGCCTCGCTCGAAGGGCCGCCCGACACGTCGAACGAGCAGTCGTACCTCGCCGCTGGGTTCCGTCGGTTGGCTGCCCAACACGGCCACCGGCGAGTCCCAGCCGACGACCTGGCTTCGGGCCTGCTCGCCGCCGTCGACAGGAGCGCTGTCGCCTTCCGCGAGGGTGCCGAGACGGCGCTCGAGGCCGCACTCGCCCACGGACCGGTCGGTGTCCTGACGAACGGCCCGTCCCACCGCCAAGAGCCAAAGATAGCGACCCTGGCGCTGGCCGACCGGGTCGGGACCGTCTGTTACGCGGGCGACCTCGAGCGGCGCAAGCCCCACCCCGAGCCCTTCGAGTCGGTCTGTGCGACCCTCGGCGTCGAACACGACCGGACGTTGTACGTCGGCGATTCGCTCGCCTACGACGTGGCCGGGGCCCACGCTGCGGGGCTGCAGGCGGCCTGGTGCCCGCGGACGCCCGGTGAGACGAACGGGTATCAGCCGGAGTACGTCTTCGACCGCATCGACGACCTGGTCGCCGTCCTCGAGGGCGAGCGCGAGGGACCGGGGCCGTGACCGCGGTCGACGAGGTCCTCCGCCGGGTCGTCCCGGACCGGCGACCAGTCGAACTCGTGCGGCCTCGCCAGGGCAACCACAAGGAGACTGTCGTCGCCCGGTACGACGACAGACCGCCGCTCGTGGTCCAGCTCTCCGACGACGTGGGCGACGCCACGACCGAGGCCGTGCTGCTTGGCGAAATCGTCAACCGGACGGCCGTTCCGGTGCCGACGCTCCTCGCACAGGGGCGCGTGGGCGAGCGGGCGTATCTGGTGACCGAGTTCGTGGCGGGGGCGGACCTCCACGAGCGCTTCGTCGACCTCGCGCCAGTCCGTCGACAAGCGGTCGCGCGGCGGTTCGGCGTCATCCTCGGCACGCTTCACGAGACGTTTCCGTTCGCATCGGCCGGTCCGGTGTCCCTCGATTCGAGCGGGGCGCTCGTCGCGACCGACCGCTCGGTCGGTGCGGACTTCGCGCAGTACGCGACCGCGTGTCTGGATGCGCTCCCGCCGGCTTTCGACGACCTTCGTGGCCCGCTGGCGACAGCCGTCGACGGCGTTCCGTCGACGCGCCCGCCGCGACTGTTCCCCTGGGACCTCCGCCCGGGGAACGCACTGCTCGACGACGACGACCTCGCCGCAGTGCTTGACTGGGGTGCGCCCCGGAGTGCCGACCCCGCCCTGTCGGTCGCGAAGACCGAACACCTCGTCACCCGATGGTACGGTACCGACCCGGGACCGCTCGAAGCTGCGTTCCGGGCCGGCTACCGCTCGGTCCGACCGCTCCCCGAGGTTCCGGTGGCCTACCGAATCGCGGCCGTCGCCTGTGCGGCCGTCGACTCGACCGGAGCGGTGACTCGCCCGCACTACCCCGAACGCTCGGGGGACGACGCCGTCGCGATTC
This DNA window, taken from Haloarcula ordinaria, encodes the following:
- a CDS encoding fasciclin domain-containing protein, coding for MGNPNYIFSDTSIRCNMADMNRRNVLKAVGGAGILFTTGVGTAAARGKGRRDGASAEGTILDIVKGDSDFSSLQEALEVAGLDSVLDGNRQYTVFAPDNDAFVELIGVLDSVLDDDIEDLNDVVGALGVGGLTEVLLYHVTNGRRYSESVVNASKIKMENGGTVDVDGLDLNGGGDELGGATIDAPDFDIEASNGVVHRIDSVLVPPEILATL
- a CDS encoding DUF547 domain-containing protein, yielding MSDTTVGTGEGGTTGGQPAEAVDTDGLSPTAVATELLAAIRTGADPTPFLDALAAFDDEALAPVREDRTTGLAFWTNLYNAGTQLLLDRRPALYESSLRFVRFFRARAVTVGGTDLSLNDIEDGILRALRSKYTMGYTPSLFQRSFEKRYTITPLDPRIHFALNCGAMSCPAIRAYDPDAVDEQLDLATRTYLDRTVEYDAERDTVSVPRLFLWYRGDFDGGSGTRDFLRRYDVIPEGTSPSLRYLSWDWDRAAGNFTD
- a CDS encoding radical SAM protein, with product MSHADDPLTTTTSLCPHCLEQVPGAYESRDGGVYLTRECEIHGTTSRQVWGSLDHWEWAGQFAPEFDASEGPVDLTVDHDHACLAIVEVTEDCNLSCDFCFASSGPGGTQNPFEDVLHLLDVIEDQGGPRPVQFSGGEPTVRDDLPELVAAAADRGFEHVEVNTNGLRLAREDGYAQRLADAGVTAVYLQFDGLERETYVDIRSADILEFKHAAIEACRAADLPIILVPTLVPGTNEHEMGDIVEFALENADVIRSVNFQPVAHFGRYERNDGRFSLDEAARLLTEQFDALAVEDILPAPCCSAYCQIGTALLPRADGPPLPLTRFITEGLWDSVSGMVDEGDYMELLAGTAAGQDLACSAAGCCGVDVPDAADDLFDSVVPISITGFMDADAADVNRLENCCLSVPTPDGDLVPFCGYNMTTEDGEYALRNRNGWGGRETVAGSEQYADPEVAGEEAPDETLGESND
- a CDS encoding class I SAM-dependent methyltransferase is translated as MFPSVDSALANPWGTMRLVVGEPLHPGGDEATAALLDRADVTAGTRLLDVGCGAGNALSLARERGADAIGIDLNPVGERTLRGDLEHLPVRTGGVDVVLAECVLCLADDLDGALAEAHRVLPDDGRLALSDVVVEGDLPGVPARVEEALCLTGQRKRAHLRERVDAAGFDVGEVRDHREALLEMRDRARRRVDYEGLLGAMGSDGEALLDAIRALEGAIESGDVGYVSLVASPV
- a CDS encoding phosphoglycerol geranylgeranyltransferase; translation: MSDWADWNHIVKIDPDKTLVDGETYEDVAATGTDAIEVGGTTGMTEEKMTRVVEACGKYDIPVYIEPSNPASVVHSDRHDGYLIPVVMNAGDVTWITGAHKEWIRIDDEIDWSRTFTEAYIVMNPDASVATYTQADCDLEADEVAAYAEAAEHLLGQEIIYVEYSGMLGDTEKVAAAHDILDEATLFYGGGIHDYESARTMAEHADTIVVGDLVHDEGVDAVRETVEAANDATAATPTD
- a CDS encoding HAD family hydrolase, with product MTSLLAVVFDLDGTLCESTQDGADLYAAAFESAGLDPFGAVGDLWASLEGPPDTSNEQSYLAAGFRRLAAQHGHRRVPADDLASGLLAAVDRSAVAFREGAETALEAALAHGPVGVLTNGPSHRQEPKIATLALADRVGTVCYAGDLERRKPHPEPFESVCATLGVEHDRTLYVGDSLAYDVAGAHAAGLQAAWCPRTPGETNGYQPEYVFDRIDDLVAVLEGEREGPGP
- a CDS encoding phosphotransferase family protein; the protein is MTAVDEVLRRVVPDRRPVELVRPRQGNHKETVVARYDDRPPLVVQLSDDVGDATTEAVLLGEIVNRTAVPVPTLLAQGRVGERAYLVTEFVAGADLHERFVDLAPVRRQAVARRFGVILGTLHETFPFASAGPVSLDSSGALVATDRSVGADFAQYATACLDALPPAFDDLRGPLATAVDGVPSTRPPRLFPWDLRPGNALLDDDDLAAVLDWGAPRSADPALSVAKTEHLVTRWYGTDPGPLEAAFRAGYRSVRPLPEVPVAYRIAAVACAAVDSTGAVTRPHYPERSGDDAVAIHRTWLAEWLETDATE